A genomic segment from Desulfurobacterium pacificum encodes:
- a CDS encoding dihydroorotase: MDSLLIKGGRVVDPSLSIDEVTDILIDNGKVVKVEKNIPISEAVTVVNADGLVVSPGFIDLHVHFRDPGQEWKEDIETGSQAAVAGGVTSVCCMANTDPVNDNPAVTRYIVEKAKSVGLCDVFPIGAITKGLKGEELAEIGLMVKAGIVAVSDDGETPKDAKVLRNAMDYARSLGIPVFTHSEDKTLSAGGHMNEGMISTLLGIPGMPAEAEEIGILRDLMVAKLTGAHIHICHVSTSNALRIIEMAKREGINVTCEITPHHFTLTEEAVRDFNTSAKMCPPLRTSEDVEACRRALKSGVADAIATDHAPHTEDEKMVEFCAAPFGIIGLQTMLPLTLELVRKGYLTLSQMVERLSTTPAKIIKRSDIGALKLGARANVTVFDPDEEYVFIREMVRSKSFNSPFLGWKLKGKVKMTFYNGKIVFKDL, from the coding sequence ATGGATTCTCTCCTTATAAAGGGAGGAAGGGTTGTAGACCCTTCCCTTTCAATTGATGAAGTAACAGACATTCTTATTGATAACGGCAAAGTTGTTAAAGTTGAGAAGAACATTCCTATTTCTGAAGCGGTAACCGTTGTTAATGCCGATGGTTTAGTTGTTTCTCCTGGATTTATAGATTTGCACGTTCACTTTAGAGACCCCGGGCAGGAGTGGAAAGAAGACATAGAAACGGGCTCGCAGGCTGCCGTTGCGGGAGGAGTAACTTCTGTTTGCTGTATGGCTAACACAGACCCTGTTAACGATAATCCTGCCGTTACAAGGTATATAGTGGAAAAGGCGAAGTCGGTTGGTCTCTGTGATGTTTTTCCTATTGGAGCAATAACTAAAGGGTTAAAGGGAGAGGAATTAGCAGAAATAGGTTTGATGGTAAAAGCCGGTATAGTTGCTGTTTCTGATGATGGTGAAACGCCTAAAGATGCGAAGGTTTTGAGAAACGCGATGGATTACGCCCGTTCTCTTGGAATTCCTGTTTTTACCCATAGTGAGGATAAGACTCTTTCCGCCGGCGGTCATATGAACGAGGGAATGATTTCAACGCTGTTGGGCATTCCTGGTATGCCGGCAGAAGCTGAAGAGATAGGGATTTTAAGAGATTTAATGGTTGCAAAGCTTACGGGCGCTCATATCCATATCTGTCACGTTTCTACTTCTAATGCCTTGAGAATTATAGAAATGGCGAAAAGAGAAGGAATAAACGTAACTTGTGAAATAACGCCTCACCACTTTACACTTACGGAGGAAGCTGTCAGGGACTTCAACACCAGTGCTAAGATGTGCCCACCGTTGAGAACTTCAGAAGATGTTGAAGCCTGTAGGAGAGCTTTAAAAAGCGGAGTTGCCGACGCTATCGCTACAGACCACGCTCCCCATACAGAAGATGAGAAAATGGTTGAATTCTGTGCTGCACCTTTTGGAATAATAGGTCTTCAGACTATGTTGCCACTTACTTTAGAGCTTGTTAGAAAGGGGTATCTAACGCTTTCTCAGATGGTGGAGAGGCTATCTACCACTCCAGCTAAAATCATAAAGAGAAGTGATATAGGAGCGTTAAAACTTGGAGCGAGGGCAAATGTTACCGTTTTTGACCCGGACGAAGAGTACGTTTTTATCAGAGAAATGGTTAGGTCAAAAAGTTTTAACTCGCCGTTTTTGGGCTGGAAATTAAAAGGAAAAGTTAAAATGACATTTTATAATGGTAAAATAGTGTTTAAAGATTTATAA
- a CDS encoding cytochrome c3 family protein produces MRKFLLLPAAALFIYGCFKGGVLNKNLVFKTPKGDVVFSHVYHVKVKHQHCFYCHPKLFKKKFGADHFTMQDIWQGKYCGACHNGVKAFSAKNPANCTRCHRQTALAQKR; encoded by the coding sequence ATGCGTAAGTTTCTGCTTTTACCTGCTGCCGCGCTGTTTATCTACGGTTGTTTTAAAGGTGGAGTGCTTAATAAAAACCTTGTTTTTAAAACACCTAAAGGTGATGTGGTATTTAGCCACGTTTATCACGTAAAGGTAAAGCACCAACACTGTTTTTACTGCCATCCGAAGCTGTTTAAGAAAAAGTTTGGAGCAGACCACTTTACTATGCAGGATATATGGCAAGGTAAGTATTGCGGCGCCTGTCATAATGGGGTGAAAGCGTTTAGCGCTAAAAATCCAGCCAACTGCACCCGCTGTCACAGACAAACTGCACTGGCTCAAAAACGGTAG
- a CDS encoding aspartate carbamoyltransferase catalytic subunit — translation MKHLISIEDVSKEQFQEVYKLSQQVKKALKEDRKKFSVLRGKCVVNLFFEPSTRTRSSFEKAGKFLSADVINISASVSSVKKGESLIDTLKNLDMMHPDVIVLRHPCEGAPYTVKNHINASVVNAGDGRREHPTQALLDAITLLERFGTLEGKKITIMGDIVNSRVARSDALLFRKLGAEVFIYGPSPMMPRFPQALGVKKLNSFEEVAELSDVIILLRIQLERQNAKKVFPSLREYAELFGVNRKRLGMLKPETVILHPGPFNRGVELNNDVVTSERSLIFNQVETGLAVRMVVLSLLCGRLEKLKEEIH, via the coding sequence ATGAAACACCTGATTTCTATAGAGGATGTTTCAAAAGAGCAGTTTCAGGAGGTATATAAGCTTTCTCAACAGGTAAAGAAAGCTTTAAAAGAAGATAGAAAGAAATTTTCCGTTCTTAGAGGTAAGTGCGTTGTAAACCTTTTCTTTGAACCGTCCACAAGAACCCGTTCCTCTTTTGAAAAGGCTGGCAAGTTTCTTTCTGCCGACGTGATAAATATTTCGGCTTCCGTTAGCAGCGTTAAGAAGGGTGAAAGCCTTATAGATACTTTAAAAAATCTTGATATGATGCATCCAGACGTTATCGTTTTAAGGCATCCGTGTGAAGGTGCACCTTATACCGTTAAAAACCATATAAACGCCTCTGTTGTAAATGCAGGTGATGGAAGGAGGGAACACCCCACACAGGCACTTCTTGATGCGATAACCCTCTTAGAAAGGTTTGGAACGCTTGAAGGTAAGAAGATAACGATAATGGGAGATATAGTTAACAGCAGAGTTGCTCGTTCAGACGCTTTACTTTTCAGGAAGTTAGGGGCGGAAGTTTTTATTTATGGTCCTTCACCTATGATGCCAAGATTTCCTCAAGCTTTAGGTGTTAAAAAGTTAAACTCTTTTGAGGAGGTAGCAGAGCTTTCTGACGTGATTATTCTTTTAAGAATTCAACTTGAAAGGCAAAATGCGAAAAAAGTATTTCCTTCTCTAAGGGAATACGCAGAGCTGTTTGGCGTGAATAGAAAGCGTCTTGGAATGTTAAAGCCTGAAACGGTGATACTGCATCCTGGTCCTTTCAACAGGGGCGTTGAGTTAAACAATGACGTTGTAACGTCGGAGCGTTCTTTAATTTTCAACCAGGTAGAAACCGGGTTGGCAGTGAGAATGGTAGTCCTTTCTCTACTCTGTGGAAGGCTTGAGAAGTTGAAGGAAGAGATACATTAG
- the hisD gene encoding histidinol dehydrogenase — protein MKRVDLRKDDWQKDPELSRIKNRGQGLESKYASSVLEIIENVKKYGDTAVFGYAKKFDRVDLTPENVKVSEEEIEEAFQKVEPKVIDAIKFAVDRVRKFHEKQLENSYFVTEPGIVLGQKVTPLESAGIYVPGGKASYPSSVIMNAVPAKVAGVEKVVMITPAIGTLEVNPYSLVAAKLSGVDEIYRVGGAHGIAAIAYGTESIPKVDKIVGPGNIYVALAKKFLFGTVDIDMVAGPSEILVIADETANPEWVATDLLSQAEHDELAGAFLVTHDEKLAEEVVDALYKKLETLKRKEIAEKSIENFGTVFLTKDVYHSCQVANEVAPEHLEVATKEPFALLDLIKHAGAIFLGHHTCESLGDYVLGPNHVLPTGGSARFFSPLGVYDFVKRSSILYVSKEGFKRVSEHARNLAECEGLEAHRLAVEVREAIKIPIKLEEKV, from the coding sequence ATGAAAAGAGTTGATTTAAGGAAAGATGACTGGCAGAAAGACCCTGAACTTTCAAGAATAAAAAACAGAGGTCAGGGTTTAGAAAGTAAATACGCGTCTTCTGTTTTAGAAATAATAGAAAACGTTAAAAAGTATGGTGATACTGCTGTTTTCGGATACGCTAAAAAATTTGACAGAGTTGACTTAACTCCTGAAAACGTAAAAGTTTCTGAAGAGGAGATAGAAGAAGCTTTTCAAAAAGTTGAGCCTAAAGTAATAGATGCCATAAAGTTTGCTGTTGATAGAGTAAGGAAGTTTCACGAAAAGCAACTTGAAAATTCCTATTTCGTTACAGAACCGGGAATTGTTTTAGGACAGAAAGTAACGCCGCTTGAAAGTGCAGGTATATACGTTCCAGGTGGAAAAGCTTCCTATCCGTCTTCTGTTATTATGAACGCTGTTCCTGCTAAGGTTGCCGGCGTTGAAAAGGTTGTTATGATAACGCCAGCTATTGGAACGCTTGAAGTTAATCCCTATTCCTTAGTTGCCGCTAAACTTTCTGGCGTTGATGAGATTTACAGGGTTGGCGGCGCTCACGGGATTGCCGCAATAGCCTATGGAACAGAATCTATACCTAAGGTTGACAAGATAGTAGGTCCTGGAAACATCTACGTTGCTCTTGCAAAGAAGTTTCTCTTTGGAACTGTTGACATAGATATGGTGGCAGGACCGAGTGAGATTTTAGTTATAGCCGATGAAACGGCAAATCCAGAATGGGTTGCTACAGACCTTCTATCTCAAGCAGAACATGACGAGCTTGCTGGTGCTTTTTTAGTAACTCATGATGAAAAACTTGCCGAAGAAGTTGTAGATGCTCTTTATAAAAAGCTTGAAACTCTTAAAAGGAAAGAAATTGCAGAAAAGTCAATAGAAAACTTTGGAACGGTGTTTTTAACTAAGGACGTTTACCATTCCTGTCAGGTAGCCAACGAAGTAGCACCAGAGCATCTTGAGGTTGCTACAAAAGAACCGTTTGCTCTACTGGATTTAATAAAGCACGCAGGTGCAATCTTTTTAGGACACCATACTTGCGAATCTTTGGGTGATTACGTTTTAGGTCCAAACCACGTTCTTCCTACAGGTGGAAGCGCGAGATTTTTCTCGCCTTTAGGTGTTTACGATTTTGTAAAGCGTTCTTCCATTCTTTACGTTAGTAAAGAAGGCTTTAAAAGAGTATCTGAACATGCAAGGAATTTGGCTGAATGTGAAGGGCTTGAGGCTCACAGGCTTGCAGTTGAAGTAAGGGAAGCGATAAAGATACCTATAAAGTTAGAGGAAAAAGTTTGA
- a CDS encoding spherulation-specific family 4 protein gives MKNFFFLSLMLIFFSCGGSPSNQTTSTLKGSILFAYNYNSTLWQSIESAPSGNKTIFVVVNPDDGPGTQTDPLYSNFINELTKTEKIPLAYIYTNYAQRDITSVEADVNAWLELYPEIKGFFFDEVSDSEEDLPYYEELENYVKAKGNYYIVLNPGTNVPESYFEISDAVITYEDSAENTGNYVPPPFYSKNACVIYGVSDNLWKEVFNEFKTKCAYLFITNGTLPNPYSELPDYFEEEIKSIEEN, from the coding sequence ATGAAAAACTTCTTTTTCCTTTCTCTTATGCTAATCTTCTTTAGCTGCGGAGGTTCTCCTTCTAATCAAACCACTTCAACCCTTAAAGGAAGTATCCTTTTTGCTTATAACTACAATTCTACTCTGTGGCAATCTATTGAATCTGCCCCTTCCGGAAACAAAACAATCTTCGTAGTGGTCAATCCTGACGATGGACCTGGAACACAAACCGACCCTCTTTACAGCAACTTTATAAATGAACTCACTAAAACAGAGAAAATCCCCCTCGCCTACATTTACACAAACTACGCCCAAAGAGACATAACTTCAGTAGAAGCAGACGTAAATGCATGGCTGGAACTCTACCCGGAAATAAAAGGCTTCTTCTTTGACGAAGTAAGCGATTCAGAAGAAGACCTTCCTTACTACGAAGAATTAGAAAACTACGTAAAAGCTAAAGGAAACTATTATATAGTCCTGAATCCCGGAACGAACGTTCCAGAAAGTTACTTTGAAATATCAGATGCCGTTATAACCTATGAAGATTCCGCAGAAAATACAGGAAATTACGTTCCCCCACCGTTTTACAGCAAGAATGCCTGCGTAATCTACGGCGTAAGCGATAATTTATGGAAAGAGGTATTCAACGAGTTTAAAACGAAATGCGCCTACCTGTTTATAACAAACGGAACGTTGCCAAATCCTTACAGTGAGCTACCAGATTACTTTGAAGAAGAGATAAAGAGTATAGAAGAAAATTGA